A genomic window from Klebsiella quasipneumoniae subsp. quasipneumoniae includes:
- the surE gene encoding 5'/3'-nucleotidase SurE, whose amino-acid sequence MRILLSNDDGIHAPGIQTLAKALREFAEVQVVAPDRNRSGASNSLTLESSLRTFTYENGDIAVQMGTPTDCVYLGVNALMRPRPDIVVSGINAGPNLGDDVIYSGTVAAAMEGRHLGFPALAVSLNGYQHYDTAAAVTCTLLRGLSREPLRTGRILNVNVPDLPLDQIKGIRVTRCGNRHPADQVIPQKDPRGNTLYWIGPPGDKRDAGPGTDFAAVDEGYVSVTPLHVDLTAHQAHEVVTDWLERVGVDRQW is encoded by the coding sequence ATGCGAATATTGCTGAGTAACGATGACGGGATCCATGCGCCGGGGATACAGACCCTGGCGAAGGCCTTAAGGGAGTTTGCCGAGGTCCAGGTGGTTGCACCCGATCGTAACCGCAGCGGGGCTTCGAATTCGCTGACGCTGGAATCGTCACTGCGCACCTTTACCTATGAAAATGGCGATATCGCCGTCCAGATGGGGACGCCGACGGACTGCGTCTACCTTGGCGTGAACGCGCTGATGCGCCCGCGTCCGGACATCGTCGTTTCCGGAATCAACGCCGGGCCCAACCTGGGCGATGACGTCATTTACTCCGGCACCGTGGCGGCGGCGATGGAAGGCCGCCATCTGGGGTTCCCCGCGCTGGCCGTGTCGCTCAATGGCTATCAACACTACGACACCGCCGCAGCGGTGACCTGCACTCTCCTGCGCGGACTCAGCCGTGAACCGCTGCGCACCGGGCGGATCCTCAACGTCAATGTCCCGGACCTGCCCCTTGACCAGATCAAAGGTATCCGCGTGACCCGCTGCGGCAACCGCCATCCTGCCGACCAGGTGATCCCGCAAAAGGATCCGCGCGGCAATACCCTTTACTGGATTGGCCCGCCGGGCGATAAGCGCGACGCCGGGCCGGGCACCGATTTTGCGGCAGTGGATGAAGGCTATGTTTCCGTTACGCCATTGCACGTCGATTTAACCGCCCATCAGGCGCATGAGGTGGTCACCGATTGGCTGGAACGTGTCGGGGTTGACAGGCAATGGTAA
- the nlpD gene encoding murein hydrolase activator NlpD codes for MSAGSTKFTVSRIAALSLVSLWLAGCTNTNNPPAPVSSAGGAASSSTNSGMLITPPSSGVQSAPQAQPIQPVQTQTIQPQPMAQEPVQTVNGKIVYNRKYGDIPKGSYTGGSTYTVKRGDTLFYIAWVTGNDFRDLAQRNNVPAPYALNVGQVLQVGNASGQPITGENAVSQASARASGGATATTTSAQKSTAVVASQPTITYSESSGEQSATKMLPNNKPATTTSTVVAPVTAPTTVSTTQPTASSTSTSSPISSWRWPTDGKVIENFSGAEGGNKGIDIAGSKGQAIVATADGRVVYAGNALRGYGNLIIIKHNDDYLSAYAHNDTMLVREQQEVKAGQKIATMGSTGTSSTRLHFEIRYKGKSVNPLQYLPQR; via the coding sequence ATGAGCGCGGGAAGCACCAAATTTACCGTCAGCCGTATTGCGGCTCTTTCACTGGTTTCACTCTGGCTGGCCGGATGTACCAACACCAATAATCCGCCTGCGCCGGTTAGCTCTGCCGGCGGTGCCGCTTCTTCCAGCACCAATTCCGGCATGTTGATTACGCCGCCATCCTCCGGCGTCCAGTCTGCTCCTCAGGCGCAGCCGATCCAGCCGGTGCAGACCCAGACCATTCAGCCGCAGCCAATGGCGCAGGAGCCGGTGCAGACGGTGAATGGCAAGATCGTATACAACCGCAAATATGGCGATATTCCGAAAGGTAGCTATACCGGCGGCAGTACCTATACGGTCAAACGCGGCGACACCCTGTTCTATATCGCCTGGGTCACCGGCAACGATTTCCGTGACCTGGCGCAACGCAACAATGTCCCGGCCCCGTACGCCCTGAACGTCGGTCAGGTGCTGCAGGTCGGCAACGCTTCAGGCCAGCCGATCACCGGCGAAAACGCCGTTTCTCAGGCCAGCGCAAGGGCGAGCGGCGGTGCGACGGCCACCACAACTTCTGCACAAAAATCGACCGCGGTGGTTGCTTCACAACCGACTATTACGTATTCTGAATCCTCAGGTGAACAAAGTGCTACCAAGATGTTGCCTAATAATAAACCAGCGACCACGACCTCGACGGTTGTCGCGCCGGTGACGGCACCTACAACGGTGAGCACAACCCAGCCGACTGCAAGCAGTACGTCAACCAGTTCGCCGATCTCATCATGGCGCTGGCCGACTGATGGCAAAGTTATCGAGAACTTTAGTGGCGCGGAAGGCGGCAATAAAGGTATCGACATTGCAGGCAGTAAGGGACAGGCTATTGTCGCGACCGCCGATGGGCGCGTCGTCTATGCCGGTAACGCACTGCGCGGCTACGGTAATCTTATTATCATCAAACACAACGATGATTACCTGAGTGCCTACGCTCATAACGATACCATGCTGGTTCGGGAGCAACAGGAAGTCAAAGCGGGGCAGAAAATCGCTACCATGGGTAGCACCGGAACCAGCTCAACAAGATTACATTTTGAAATTCGTTACAAGGGGAAATCCGTCAACCCGCTGCAGTACTTACCGCAGCGATAA
- a CDS encoding protein-L-isoaspartate(D-aspartate) O-methyltransferase has translation MVSKRVESLLNQLRTQGIVDERVLEAIARVPREKFVDEAFEHKAWENTALPIGQGQTISQPYMVARMTELLALTPESRVLEIGTGSGYQTAILAHLVHHVCSVERIKSLQWQARRRLKQLDLHNVSTRHGDGWQGWQARAPFDAIIVTAAPPEIPTALLAQLDDDGVLVLPVGEEHQFLKRIRRRGNEFIIDTVEAVRFVPLVKGELA, from the coding sequence ATGGTAAGTAAACGTGTTGAAAGTTTGTTGAATCAACTGCGCACGCAGGGCATCGTCGATGAACGTGTCCTCGAGGCGATCGCGCGCGTCCCGCGCGAAAAATTTGTTGATGAAGCCTTTGAACATAAAGCGTGGGAAAACACCGCGCTGCCGATTGGCCAGGGGCAAACCATCTCCCAGCCGTACATGGTGGCGCGGATGACCGAGCTGCTGGCGCTGACGCCGGAGTCGCGGGTGCTGGAGATCGGCACCGGTTCCGGTTACCAGACCGCCATCCTGGCGCACCTGGTGCATCACGTTTGCTCGGTAGAGCGAATTAAGAGTTTACAGTGGCAGGCGCGTCGTCGCCTGAAACAACTTGATTTACATAATGTTTCAACCCGTCATGGCGATGGGTGGCAAGGTTGGCAGGCGCGGGCGCCGTTTGATGCCATTATTGTGACGGCGGCGCCGCCGGAAATACCGACCGCGCTGCTGGCGCAGCTGGATGACGACGGCGTGCTGGTACTGCCGGTCGGCGAGGAGCATCAGTTTCTCAAACGGATCCGTCGCCGGGGCAACGAATTTATCATTGATACCGTCGAGGCCGTTCGCTTTGTTCCCCTGGTGAAAGGGGAGCTGGCCTGA